One window from the genome of Cucumis melo cultivar AY chromosome 10, USDA_Cmelo_AY_1.0, whole genome shotgun sequence encodes:
- the LOC107992099 gene encoding uncharacterized protein LOC107992099, whose amino-acid sequence MYISKLQASMAMYEARMFIKHYEKDGDAVQVKGFNDVRSSTQIGYQGIVPKILKSSDDVAHKLSLEAHIQPTQQTGGKGKKSIARALDIKSSNMSFSRQQIKEIFRYHDNNNDGFLNIMELTKAFAFLGSMFPFYKACYGMVYADANADGLISEAELDKLIDYATKIIKKK is encoded by the coding sequence ATGTACATCTCCAAACTTCAAGCTTCCATGGCTATGTATGAAGCAAGGATGTTTATCAAGCACTATGAAAAAGATGGTGATGCTGTTCAAGTAAAAGGTTTCAATGATGTTCGAAGTTCAACGCAAATTGGTTATCAAGGAATTGTACCCAAAATCCTAAAGTCTAGTGACGATGTTGCACACAAGCTTAGTTTAGAAGCTCATATACAACCAACTCAGCAAACTGGAGGAAAGGGTAAAAAGTCCATCGCAAGGGCTCTTGACATAAAGTCATCTAATATGTCATTTAGTCGACAGCAAATAAAGGAAATTTTTCGATATCATGATAACAACAATGATGGGTTTCTTAACATAATGGAACTCACTAAAGCTTTCGCATTTTTAGGCTCAATGTTTCCATTTTACAAAGCTTGCTACGGAATGGTATATGCGGATGCAAATGCAGATGGTCTTATCAGTGAAGCTGAGCTCGACAAACTCATTGATTATGCGACTAAAATTATCAAGAAGAAATAA